One window from the genome of Cucumis melo cultivar AY chromosome 12, USDA_Cmelo_AY_1.0, whole genome shotgun sequence encodes:
- the LOC103484925 gene encoding potassium transporter 11-like isoform X1: MASGFETGDDTNDKDNSIWVLDRQIDQSMEEESKRLRNVHQEKDHSVYKILQFAFQSLGIVFGDLGTSPLYVFYNTFPDGVENTEDLIGALSLIIYSLTLITLIKYVFIVCKANDNGQGGTFALYSLLSRHAKILTIPNHDLSDEKLTTYSCSVFREQSFAAKTKRWLEGHHVKKHAILVLVLVGSCMVIGDGILTPAISVLSAVGGINVGRAKISGDVAVLVAIVILIFLFSMQRYGTDKVGWLFAPVVFLWFILIGGIGIFNICKYDYTVLRALSPVHIYRYFKRGGKDGWTSLGGIMLSITGTEALFADLSHFPASSIQIAFTVVVFPCLLLAYTGQVAYLMKHPHYVVGAFYHSIPESIYWPVFLVATTAAIVASQATISATFSVVKQALALGCFPRVKVVHTSMMFRNQIYIPDINWILMVLCIAVTAGFKNQTQIGNASGTAVIIVMLVTTFLMTLIMILVWHSHWSLVLLFTCLSLIVEGFYLSSVIQKVYQGGWVPLVIATAFFIIMYIWHYGTAKRYEIEMHTKVSMAWILSLGPSLGLVRVPGIGLVYTELASGVPHIFSHFITNLPAIHSVVVFVCLKCLPVHTVPEEERFLVKRIGPKNFRMFRCVARFGYKDLHKKDDDFEKKLFDSIFLFVRLESLMDGGSSDSDVSSLLDEQNETVIDCTLKAINSSVESTALQMADSIEISNSPLHQNVSFITSDRENDQTEADELEFLVSSKNVGVVHFLGNTVMKARRDSRFCKKIAIDYIYAFLRKICRENSVMFNVPHESLLNVGQTFYV; this comes from the exons TCTATAACACATTCCCTGATGGAGTTGAAAATACGGAGGACTTGATAGGAGCTCTGTCATTGATTATATACTCTCTAACTCTCATAACCCTCATCAAGTACGTATTTATTGTCTGCAAGGCAAATGACAATGGTCAAG GTGGAACATTTGCTCTGTATTCATTGCTGAGCCGTCATGCTAAAATATTGACTATTCCTAACCATGACCTCAGCGATGAGAAGCTTACAACTTATAGTTGTTCTGTGTTCCGGGAACAATCATTTGCTGCAAAAACTAAGAGATGGCTGGAAGGGCATCATGTTAAGAAACATGCAATTCTTGTTCTCGTTCTTGTTGGCTCTTGCATGGTGATTGGGGATGGAATTCTAACACCTGCTATTTCAG TTCTTTCTGCTGTTGGGGGGATCAACGTTGGTCGTGCAAAAATAAGCGGTG ATGTTGCTGTTCTTGTTGCCATTGTCATACTTATTTTCTTGTTTAGCATGCAACGTTATGGCACAGATAAAGTTGGTTGGCTTTTTGCCCCGGTAGTTTTTCTGTGGTTCATCTTAATAGGAGGCATCGGCATATTTAACATCTGCAAATATGATTACACTGTCTTGAGAGCCCTTTCGCCAGTACATATATATCGGTACTTCAAAAGGGGAGGGAAAGATGGATGGACATCTCTTGGAGGGATCATGCTTAGTATTACAG GAACTGAAGCACTTTTTGCAGACCTGTCCCATTTTCCAGCTTCCTCCATACAAATTGCTTTTACAGTAGTCGTATTTCCTTGCCTTCTTTTAGCCTACACTGGACAAGTTGCCTATCTCATGAAACACCCACATTATGTTGTCGGTGCCTTCTACCATTCAATCCCAG AAAGTATATATTGGCCTGTATTTCTTGTTGCAACTACCGCCGCTATCGTTGCAAGCCAAGCCACCATATCTGCAACCTTTTCAGTAGTCAAGCAAGCCCTTGCACTTGGTTGCTTTCCAAGAGTTAAAGTTGTTCATACTTCTATGATGTTCCGTAATCAGATATATATTCCTGATATTAATTGGATCCTGATGGTTCTTTGCATTGCCGTGACAGCTGGGTTCAAAAATCAAACCCAAATTGGAAATGCTTCTG GGACAGCAGTGATTATAGTGATGTTGGTAACCACATTCCTCATGACTTTAATAATGATATTAGTGTGGCATTCCCATTGGAGTCTAGTTCTGCTCTTCACTTGCTTATCACTGATTGTGGAGGGTTTCTACCTCTCCTCAGTTATTCAGAAGGTTTATCAAGGTGGCTGGGTTCCGCTGGTTATAGCAACGGCATTTTTCATCATCATGTACATTTGGCATTATGGTACGGCTAAACGTTATGAGATTGAGATGCACACTAAGGTTTCAATGGCATGGATTCTTAGCCTTGGCCCCAGTTTAGGACTTGTAAGGGTGCCTGGGATAGGACTTGTGTACACGGAACTAGCAAGCGGCGTCCCCCACATATTTTCACACTTCATCACAAACTTACCCGCCATTCATTCGGTTGTGGTTTTTGTGTGTTTGAAGTGTTTGCCTGTCCACACAGTCCCAGAAGAAGAGAGATTTCTAGTCAAACGGATTGGACCAAAGAATTTTCGCATGTTTCGATGTGTAGCTAGATTTGGTTACAAAGACCTCCACAAGAAAGATGATGACTTTGAGAAGAAACTCTTTGATAGCATTTTCTTGTTTGTTCGACTTGAGTCGTTGATGGATGGTGGATCTTCAGATTCGGACGTGTCTAGTCTACTTGATGAACAAAATGAAACAGTTATCGATTGCACATTGAAAGCCATTAATTCATCTGTGGAATCAACAGCCCTTCAAATGGCAGACTCAATTGAGATTTCCAATTCTCCATTGCATCAAAACGTATCCTTCATAACATCCGATCGAGAAAATGATCAGACCGAGGCAGATGAGCTAGAATTCTTGGTTAGCAGTAAAAACGTTGGAGTCGTACACTTTCTCGGAAATACAGTAATGAAAGCAAGGAGGGACTCTAGATTCTGTAAAAAGATAGCTATCGATTATATATATGCCTTTCTTAGAAAGATCTGCAGGGAGAACAGCGTGATGTTTAATGTTCCCCATGAGAGTTTGCTTAATGTTGGTCAAACATTCTATGTATGA
- the LOC103484925 gene encoding potassium transporter 11-like isoform X2: MQQNQLGTKRLEDNLSGTFALYSLLSRHAKILTIPNHDLSDEKLTTYSCSVFREQSFAAKTKRWLEGHHVKKHAILVLVLVGSCMVIGDGILTPAISVLSAVGGINVGRAKISGDVAVLVAIVILIFLFSMQRYGTDKVGWLFAPVVFLWFILIGGIGIFNICKYDYTVLRALSPVHIYRYFKRGGKDGWTSLGGIMLSITGTEALFADLSHFPASSIQIAFTVVVFPCLLLAYTGQVAYLMKHPHYVVGAFYHSIPESIYWPVFLVATTAAIVASQATISATFSVVKQALALGCFPRVKVVHTSMMFRNQIYIPDINWILMVLCIAVTAGFKNQTQIGNASGTAVIIVMLVTTFLMTLIMILVWHSHWSLVLLFTCLSLIVEGFYLSSVIQKVYQGGWVPLVIATAFFIIMYIWHYGTAKRYEIEMHTKVSMAWILSLGPSLGLVRVPGIGLVYTELASGVPHIFSHFITNLPAIHSVVVFVCLKCLPVHTVPEEERFLVKRIGPKNFRMFRCVARFGYKDLHKKDDDFEKKLFDSIFLFVRLESLMDGGSSDSDVSSLLDEQNETVIDCTLKAINSSVESTALQMADSIEISNSPLHQNVSFITSDRENDQTEADELEFLVSSKNVGVVHFLGNTVMKARRDSRFCKKIAIDYIYAFLRKICRENSVMFNVPHESLLNVGQTFYV; this comes from the exons ATGCAACAAAACCAACTTGGGACGAAAAGACTTGAAGACAATTTAA GTGGAACATTTGCTCTGTATTCATTGCTGAGCCGTCATGCTAAAATATTGACTATTCCTAACCATGACCTCAGCGATGAGAAGCTTACAACTTATAGTTGTTCTGTGTTCCGGGAACAATCATTTGCTGCAAAAACTAAGAGATGGCTGGAAGGGCATCATGTTAAGAAACATGCAATTCTTGTTCTCGTTCTTGTTGGCTCTTGCATGGTGATTGGGGATGGAATTCTAACACCTGCTATTTCAG TTCTTTCTGCTGTTGGGGGGATCAACGTTGGTCGTGCAAAAATAAGCGGTG ATGTTGCTGTTCTTGTTGCCATTGTCATACTTATTTTCTTGTTTAGCATGCAACGTTATGGCACAGATAAAGTTGGTTGGCTTTTTGCCCCGGTAGTTTTTCTGTGGTTCATCTTAATAGGAGGCATCGGCATATTTAACATCTGCAAATATGATTACACTGTCTTGAGAGCCCTTTCGCCAGTACATATATATCGGTACTTCAAAAGGGGAGGGAAAGATGGATGGACATCTCTTGGAGGGATCATGCTTAGTATTACAG GAACTGAAGCACTTTTTGCAGACCTGTCCCATTTTCCAGCTTCCTCCATACAAATTGCTTTTACAGTAGTCGTATTTCCTTGCCTTCTTTTAGCCTACACTGGACAAGTTGCCTATCTCATGAAACACCCACATTATGTTGTCGGTGCCTTCTACCATTCAATCCCAG AAAGTATATATTGGCCTGTATTTCTTGTTGCAACTACCGCCGCTATCGTTGCAAGCCAAGCCACCATATCTGCAACCTTTTCAGTAGTCAAGCAAGCCCTTGCACTTGGTTGCTTTCCAAGAGTTAAAGTTGTTCATACTTCTATGATGTTCCGTAATCAGATATATATTCCTGATATTAATTGGATCCTGATGGTTCTTTGCATTGCCGTGACAGCTGGGTTCAAAAATCAAACCCAAATTGGAAATGCTTCTG GGACAGCAGTGATTATAGTGATGTTGGTAACCACATTCCTCATGACTTTAATAATGATATTAGTGTGGCATTCCCATTGGAGTCTAGTTCTGCTCTTCACTTGCTTATCACTGATTGTGGAGGGTTTCTACCTCTCCTCAGTTATTCAGAAGGTTTATCAAGGTGGCTGGGTTCCGCTGGTTATAGCAACGGCATTTTTCATCATCATGTACATTTGGCATTATGGTACGGCTAAACGTTATGAGATTGAGATGCACACTAAGGTTTCAATGGCATGGATTCTTAGCCTTGGCCCCAGTTTAGGACTTGTAAGGGTGCCTGGGATAGGACTTGTGTACACGGAACTAGCAAGCGGCGTCCCCCACATATTTTCACACTTCATCACAAACTTACCCGCCATTCATTCGGTTGTGGTTTTTGTGTGTTTGAAGTGTTTGCCTGTCCACACAGTCCCAGAAGAAGAGAGATTTCTAGTCAAACGGATTGGACCAAAGAATTTTCGCATGTTTCGATGTGTAGCTAGATTTGGTTACAAAGACCTCCACAAGAAAGATGATGACTTTGAGAAGAAACTCTTTGATAGCATTTTCTTGTTTGTTCGACTTGAGTCGTTGATGGATGGTGGATCTTCAGATTCGGACGTGTCTAGTCTACTTGATGAACAAAATGAAACAGTTATCGATTGCACATTGAAAGCCATTAATTCATCTGTGGAATCAACAGCCCTTCAAATGGCAGACTCAATTGAGATTTCCAATTCTCCATTGCATCAAAACGTATCCTTCATAACATCCGATCGAGAAAATGATCAGACCGAGGCAGATGAGCTAGAATTCTTGGTTAGCAGTAAAAACGTTGGAGTCGTACACTTTCTCGGAAATACAGTAATGAAAGCAAGGAGGGACTCTAGATTCTGTAAAAAGATAGCTATCGATTATATATATGCCTTTCTTAGAAAGATCTGCAGGGAGAACAGCGTGATGTTTAATGTTCCCCATGAGAGTTTGCTTAATGTTGGTCAAACATTCTATGTATGA
- the LOC103484925 gene encoding potassium transporter 11-like isoform X3, translated as MVIGDGILTPAISVLSAVGGINVGRAKISGDVAVLVAIVILIFLFSMQRYGTDKVGWLFAPVVFLWFILIGGIGIFNICKYDYTVLRALSPVHIYRYFKRGGKDGWTSLGGIMLSITGTEALFADLSHFPASSIQIAFTVVVFPCLLLAYTGQVAYLMKHPHYVVGAFYHSIPESIYWPVFLVATTAAIVASQATISATFSVVKQALALGCFPRVKVVHTSMMFRNQIYIPDINWILMVLCIAVTAGFKNQTQIGNASGTAVIIVMLVTTFLMTLIMILVWHSHWSLVLLFTCLSLIVEGFYLSSVIQKVYQGGWVPLVIATAFFIIMYIWHYGTAKRYEIEMHTKVSMAWILSLGPSLGLVRVPGIGLVYTELASGVPHIFSHFITNLPAIHSVVVFVCLKCLPVHTVPEEERFLVKRIGPKNFRMFRCVARFGYKDLHKKDDDFEKKLFDSIFLFVRLESLMDGGSSDSDVSSLLDEQNETVIDCTLKAINSSVESTALQMADSIEISNSPLHQNVSFITSDRENDQTEADELEFLVSSKNVGVVHFLGNTVMKARRDSRFCKKIAIDYIYAFLRKICRENSVMFNVPHESLLNVGQTFYV; from the exons ATGGTGATTGGGGATGGAATTCTAACACCTGCTATTTCAG TTCTTTCTGCTGTTGGGGGGATCAACGTTGGTCGTGCAAAAATAAGCGGTG ATGTTGCTGTTCTTGTTGCCATTGTCATACTTATTTTCTTGTTTAGCATGCAACGTTATGGCACAGATAAAGTTGGTTGGCTTTTTGCCCCGGTAGTTTTTCTGTGGTTCATCTTAATAGGAGGCATCGGCATATTTAACATCTGCAAATATGATTACACTGTCTTGAGAGCCCTTTCGCCAGTACATATATATCGGTACTTCAAAAGGGGAGGGAAAGATGGATGGACATCTCTTGGAGGGATCATGCTTAGTATTACAG GAACTGAAGCACTTTTTGCAGACCTGTCCCATTTTCCAGCTTCCTCCATACAAATTGCTTTTACAGTAGTCGTATTTCCTTGCCTTCTTTTAGCCTACACTGGACAAGTTGCCTATCTCATGAAACACCCACATTATGTTGTCGGTGCCTTCTACCATTCAATCCCAG AAAGTATATATTGGCCTGTATTTCTTGTTGCAACTACCGCCGCTATCGTTGCAAGCCAAGCCACCATATCTGCAACCTTTTCAGTAGTCAAGCAAGCCCTTGCACTTGGTTGCTTTCCAAGAGTTAAAGTTGTTCATACTTCTATGATGTTCCGTAATCAGATATATATTCCTGATATTAATTGGATCCTGATGGTTCTTTGCATTGCCGTGACAGCTGGGTTCAAAAATCAAACCCAAATTGGAAATGCTTCTG GGACAGCAGTGATTATAGTGATGTTGGTAACCACATTCCTCATGACTTTAATAATGATATTAGTGTGGCATTCCCATTGGAGTCTAGTTCTGCTCTTCACTTGCTTATCACTGATTGTGGAGGGTTTCTACCTCTCCTCAGTTATTCAGAAGGTTTATCAAGGTGGCTGGGTTCCGCTGGTTATAGCAACGGCATTTTTCATCATCATGTACATTTGGCATTATGGTACGGCTAAACGTTATGAGATTGAGATGCACACTAAGGTTTCAATGGCATGGATTCTTAGCCTTGGCCCCAGTTTAGGACTTGTAAGGGTGCCTGGGATAGGACTTGTGTACACGGAACTAGCAAGCGGCGTCCCCCACATATTTTCACACTTCATCACAAACTTACCCGCCATTCATTCGGTTGTGGTTTTTGTGTGTTTGAAGTGTTTGCCTGTCCACACAGTCCCAGAAGAAGAGAGATTTCTAGTCAAACGGATTGGACCAAAGAATTTTCGCATGTTTCGATGTGTAGCTAGATTTGGTTACAAAGACCTCCACAAGAAAGATGATGACTTTGAGAAGAAACTCTTTGATAGCATTTTCTTGTTTGTTCGACTTGAGTCGTTGATGGATGGTGGATCTTCAGATTCGGACGTGTCTAGTCTACTTGATGAACAAAATGAAACAGTTATCGATTGCACATTGAAAGCCATTAATTCATCTGTGGAATCAACAGCCCTTCAAATGGCAGACTCAATTGAGATTTCCAATTCTCCATTGCATCAAAACGTATCCTTCATAACATCCGATCGAGAAAATGATCAGACCGAGGCAGATGAGCTAGAATTCTTGGTTAGCAGTAAAAACGTTGGAGTCGTACACTTTCTCGGAAATACAGTAATGAAAGCAAGGAGGGACTCTAGATTCTGTAAAAAGATAGCTATCGATTATATATATGCCTTTCTTAGAAAGATCTGCAGGGAGAACAGCGTGATGTTTAATGTTCCCCATGAGAGTTTGCTTAATGTTGGTCAAACATTCTATGTATGA